A single genomic interval of Zobellia nedashkovskayae harbors:
- a CDS encoding HypC/HybG/HupF family hydrogenase formation chaperone: MCLAIPGKIKSIELQYDGRVRMAKVSFGGITKEASLEMLPDADIGDYVLVHVGVAISKVDEEEAQKTFKYLEEIGELGDLEDVDEYLPKTDK; the protein is encoded by the coding sequence ATGTGTTTAGCAATTCCAGGTAAAATTAAGAGTATTGAACTACAATATGACGGTAGGGTACGTATGGCTAAAGTCTCTTTTGGCGGTATTACCAAAGAAGCTAGTTTAGAGATGCTCCCCGATGCAGATATAGGTGATTATGTATTGGTTCATGTTGGTGTTGCTATTAGTAAAGTAGATGAGGAAGAAGCACAAAAAACATTCAAATATCTCGAAGAGATTGGCGAACTAGGAGACCTAGAAGATGTAGATGAGTATTTACCTAAAACCGATAAATAG
- a CDS encoding NHL repeat-containing protein: protein MQFETLGKHVTDSYIFKGSEQIPFLAPRGVFVAKNHLFVSDTGRNRVFIWKDLPTSEFQEPDIILGQPHVSETGRNSGGKVTANTLQYPSGIWSNGNILIVSDAWNHRVLIWHELPTRNGQPADVVIGQPDFTSNEPNVKGIGNDPTAKTLNWPYGVFSDGKSLWIADTGNRRILFYNEIPKTNFKAAAKVIGKTDFTTRDYENNEPIWPYSVKVNSKKQMAVSDTQFYRNLIWNNADEALSKPADVIIGQIDFDACGQNQFGLFPSSKSLNWTYDACFYKDGLLVNDTGNSRILWFETIPQSNNEKATAVIGKRDFKTGSENKETMHGTSSSLYWPFSIVTQENKLIIADTGNHRVIITTLKF from the coding sequence ATGCAATTTGAAACACTAGGTAAACACGTTACCGATTCTTATATTTTTAAAGGTTCAGAGCAAATACCTTTCTTGGCACCAAGAGGAGTTTTTGTAGCCAAAAACCATTTATTTGTTTCTGATACCGGTAGAAATCGTGTTTTTATTTGGAAAGATTTACCCACGTCAGAATTCCAAGAACCCGATATTATATTAGGTCAGCCCCATGTTTCTGAAACGGGTAGAAACTCAGGTGGTAAGGTTACCGCAAATACTTTGCAATATCCTTCTGGCATATGGAGTAATGGCAACATTTTAATTGTGAGTGATGCTTGGAATCACCGTGTCTTAATTTGGCATGAGTTACCAACACGAAACGGACAACCAGCGGATGTTGTTATTGGTCAACCCGATTTCACTTCAAACGAACCCAATGTAAAGGGTATTGGAAATGACCCAACGGCAAAAACTTTAAACTGGCCCTACGGTGTATTCTCAGATGGAAAAAGCCTTTGGATTGCAGATACTGGAAATCGAAGAATTCTTTTCTATAATGAAATTCCGAAAACGAATTTTAAAGCTGCCGCTAAAGTAATCGGAAAAACTGATTTTACCACTCGTGATTATGAGAACAATGAACCTATTTGGCCCTATTCCGTGAAAGTAAATTCTAAGAAACAAATGGCTGTCTCGGATACGCAATTCTACCGAAACCTTATTTGGAATAATGCTGATGAAGCTTTGTCAAAACCAGCAGATGTTATCATTGGTCAAATAGATTTTGATGCTTGTGGACAGAACCAATTTGGTTTATTTCCCAGTTCCAAATCATTAAACTGGACGTATGATGCTTGTTTTTATAAAGATGGCCTTTTAGTAAACGACACTGGAAATAGTAGAATATTATGGTTTGAAACCATTCCGCAAAGCAACAATGAAAAAGCAACGGCTGTAATTGGAAAACGCGATTTTAAAACCGGGAGCGAAAATAAAGAAACGATGCACGGAACTTCTAGTTCGTTATACTGGCCTTTTTCAATAGTGACTCAAGAAAATAAATTGATAATCGCAGACACTGGAAATCATAGAGTTATCATAACTACCTTAAAGTTTTAA
- the hypD gene encoding hydrogenase formation protein HypD — protein sequence MKYMSEYRDPELAKKILEEIKRTVSRPWSIMEVCGGQTHSLVKNGIIEMLPDKVTMIHGPGCPVCVTPLNLIDKAIYLALEKGVILCSFGDMLRVPGSQKNLLEAKAEGGDVRILYSPLEAVKIAEDNPDKEVVFFAVGFETTAPANALSVIHAYRRGVNNYSILASHVLVPPAMKAVIDDEESKIDGFLAAGHVCTIMGNSEYYPISAAYKVPIVVTGFEPLDVLQGILMVIRQLEQSKSEVENQYARIVREEGNPEAQKVINEVFEIRNQMWRGIGEIPDSGYGVREKYAQFDATLKYNVTIEEAPENPLCISGQIMKGIKKPFECTQFGKTCKPTNPLGAPMVSSEGACAAYYHFSGLVEA from the coding sequence ATGAAATATATGTCGGAATACCGTGACCCAGAGTTAGCAAAAAAAATTTTAGAAGAAATAAAAAGAACCGTTTCCAGACCTTGGTCTATTATGGAAGTGTGTGGCGGACAAACACATAGCCTTGTGAAAAACGGTATTATTGAAATGTTGCCAGATAAGGTTACTATGATTCATGGGCCTGGTTGCCCGGTCTGTGTAACACCTTTAAATCTTATAGATAAAGCAATATATCTTGCCTTAGAAAAAGGAGTTATTCTTTGTTCTTTTGGAGACATGCTCCGTGTGCCGGGTTCCCAAAAAAACCTGTTGGAAGCTAAAGCTGAAGGCGGGGATGTTCGTATTCTATATTCTCCTTTAGAAGCTGTAAAAATTGCAGAGGACAATCCCGATAAAGAAGTAGTTTTCTTTGCCGTTGGTTTTGAAACTACAGCACCGGCAAATGCCTTATCTGTTATTCATGCCTACCGTAGAGGAGTTAATAATTATTCTATTTTGGCATCTCATGTATTGGTTCCGCCGGCCATGAAAGCAGTGATTGATGATGAAGAAAGTAAAATTGATGGATTTCTAGCGGCAGGTCATGTATGCACCATTATGGGAAATTCAGAATATTATCCCATATCTGCAGCATATAAAGTGCCTATTGTTGTTACCGGTTTTGAACCTTTGGATGTTTTGCAAGGTATTTTGATGGTCATCCGGCAATTAGAGCAAAGTAAATCTGAAGTTGAAAACCAATATGCACGTATTGTTCGTGAAGAGGGTAACCCTGAGGCTCAAAAAGTAATTAACGAAGTATTTGAAATTCGAAATCAAATGTGGCGAGGAATTGGTGAAATTCCCGATAGTGGATATGGCGTTCGTGAAAAGTATGCCCAATTTGATGCCACGCTTAAATATAATGTTACCATAGAAGAGGCTCCAGAAAATCCTTTATGTATCTCGGGTCAGATTATGAAAGGTATTAAAAAACCTTTTGAATGCACTCAATTTGGCAAAACCTGTAAACCTACTAATCCGCTAGGCGCACCCATGGTTAGTAGTGAAGGTGCCTGCGCGGCATACTACCACTTTTCCGGTCTAGTAGAAGCTTAA
- a CDS encoding sulfatase family protein, which yields MSYRKYVTYFSFLLLPFLLNSQDDKTASETAQKPNIVFIIADDVNWDDIGPYGHKNIRTPHLDQLAQDGMLFTNAFLTTSSCSPSRTSIISGLYPHNTDAEQLAWPLPEEKKTFVQELKNAGYWTGLAGKYHMGEYVNDDFNVLWEMQWNDNIGLKGLDRRLVGDGSGCDDWIKLLQERPKDQPFFTWLASADAHRPFYEGIIENPHGPEDVILPPYVPNTEGVKKDFALYYDEVSRMDEYIGKVVAELEAQNVADNTIILFVSDNGRAFPRDKTTLYEGGIKTPWIIKWPAKIKGGQTNTELVSAVDIAPTFMQMAGLEPLQEFDGFSFMPLLENNDIPIRDEIYAEDHFHDYEDYTRAVRTKQFKYIKNYYADLPNTPSADIIRGLGWQSMLEEKEKGTLNEAQLKCFIAPRDTDELFDIIKDPYELNNLASNLEYSSVLEDMKSRLEKIRTATNDILPTERTPDDFFRETGLPTKYRIRPRPSKAVYMKARAEGRVLVNPDFK from the coding sequence ATGAGTTATCGTAAATATGTTACTTATTTTTCCTTTTTATTGCTACCTTTTTTATTAAACAGTCAGGATGATAAAACAGCAAGCGAAACCGCCCAAAAACCCAACATTGTATTTATAATTGCAGATGATGTTAACTGGGATGATATTGGCCCATACGGTCATAAAAATATTAGAACACCTCATTTAGACCAATTGGCACAAGACGGTATGTTGTTTACCAATGCCTTTTTAACCACAAGCTCGTGTAGCCCAAGTAGAACCAGTATTATTTCTGGACTGTACCCGCATAATACGGACGCAGAACAATTGGCCTGGCCATTACCGGAAGAGAAAAAGACTTTTGTTCAAGAGCTAAAAAATGCAGGATATTGGACCGGTTTGGCCGGAAAATATCACATGGGTGAATATGTAAATGATGATTTTAATGTATTGTGGGAAATGCAATGGAATGACAACATTGGATTAAAAGGTCTGGACAGAAGATTAGTTGGTGATGGTAGTGGTTGTGATGATTGGATCAAGCTGTTGCAAGAAAGACCAAAAGACCAGCCTTTTTTTACGTGGTTAGCCTCTGCTGATGCCCACAGACCTTTTTATGAAGGTATTATTGAGAATCCACACGGACCGGAAGATGTGATTTTACCGCCTTATGTGCCTAATACCGAAGGGGTTAAAAAGGACTTTGCTCTGTACTACGATGAGGTTTCTAGAATGGATGAGTATATCGGTAAAGTTGTGGCGGAATTAGAAGCGCAGAACGTAGCCGATAATACCATTATACTTTTTGTTTCGGATAACGGAAGGGCTTTTCCAAGAGATAAAACTACGTTATACGAAGGTGGAATAAAAACCCCTTGGATTATAAAATGGCCTGCAAAAATTAAAGGCGGGCAAACCAATACAGAATTGGTAAGTGCTGTGGATATAGCACCAACTTTTATGCAAATGGCAGGATTGGAACCCTTACAGGAGTTTGATGGCTTTAGTTTTATGCCCTTGTTGGAGAACAATGATATACCGATTCGTGATGAAATATATGCCGAAGACCATTTTCATGATTATGAAGATTATACCAGAGCGGTACGTACCAAACAATTCAAATACATCAAGAATTACTATGCAGATTTGCCGAATACGCCTTCTGCGGATATTATTAGAGGATTAGGGTGGCAAAGCATGCTTGAGGAAAAAGAAAAAGGGACGTTAAACGAGGCACAACTTAAATGCTTTATAGCCCCTAGAGATACCGATGAACTTTTTGATATCATTAAAGATCCGTACGAACTGAATAACTTGGCTAGTAACCTAGAATATAGTAGCGTATTAGAAGACATGAAATCTAGATTGGAGAAAATAAGAACGGCCACCAATGATATACTTCCTACGGAAAGAACTCCAGACGATTTCTTCAGGGAAACAGGATTACCTACCAAATATCGCATACGTCCAAGACCTTCTAAAGCAGTGTATATGAAAGCCCGTGCAGAAGGTAGAGTTTTGGTGAACCCAGATTTTAAGTGA
- a CDS encoding aryl-sulfate sulfotransferase, whose amino-acid sequence MKKLKSKFSYASLLILFLLVSSCSSDDVDTTSITEDETDTTEDSSGIDTNTYIMAIDPDDGVSIINHDGDTLFEWDIDPLGDDAELQSDGSLVAIQQTNNARITFGGYGGKFIKINADQTTDWEFTYSSDTYISHHDVNYLSNGNIIFLVWEKIDSDDAIQMGFSENFDIYPDAVVEMNPLTQEIVWEWHFTDHVVQDNDSTKDNYGVVVDNPNKININYNSSQDDGDITHANGLTLDETNDLLYITINYYSEVWVIDHSTTTEEAATSDGGDYGLGGDLVYRFGNPLAYDNIGDVTLNRVHYPNLFDDDKMLVFANNIYDGQSAIVEYQLSPPYQLVAGQDNEPAVIWEFTDPDLYSLTIGGAVRTSNGNTLIAEGSGTIWEVNANGEVLWQTTDINRPWRVYAFEIDDPAMTALGL is encoded by the coding sequence ATGAAGAAATTAAAAAGTAAGTTCAGCTATGCCTCGTTATTGATTCTGTTTCTACTTGTATCCTCTTGTAGCAGTGATGATGTAGATACCACCAGCATTACGGAAGATGAAACGGACACTACGGAAGACAGTAGTGGTATTGATACCAATACGTATATAATGGCAATTGATCCAGATGACGGGGTCTCAATTATCAACCATGATGGTGATACGTTGTTTGAATGGGATATTGACCCTTTGGGTGATGATGCGGAATTACAAAGTGATGGTAGTTTAGTGGCTATTCAACAGACCAATAATGCCAGAATTACTTTTGGTGGTTATGGTGGTAAATTCATAAAGATCAATGCAGATCAGACTACGGATTGGGAGTTCACTTATTCGAGTGATACTTATATTTCCCATCATGATGTCAATTACCTTTCAAACGGCAATATCATTTTTCTTGTTTGGGAAAAAATAGATTCCGATGATGCAATTCAAATGGGTTTTTCGGAAAACTTTGACATTTATCCGGATGCTGTGGTTGAAATGAATCCGCTTACTCAAGAGATAGTTTGGGAATGGCATTTTACAGATCATGTAGTTCAAGATAATGATAGCACTAAAGATAATTATGGGGTAGTAGTAGATAATCCTAATAAAATAAATATTAACTACAACAGCAGTCAAGACGATGGTGATATTACGCATGCAAACGGTCTAACTTTAGACGAAACAAATGACCTTTTGTATATAACCATTAACTATTACAGTGAAGTTTGGGTAATAGATCACAGTACAACTACAGAAGAGGCAGCAACAAGCGATGGTGGAGATTATGGTTTAGGAGGTGATTTAGTATATCGTTTCGGTAATCCGCTTGCATATGATAATATTGGAGATGTAACCTTAAACCGAGTGCATTACCCTAACCTTTTTGATGATGATAAAATGTTGGTTTTCGCTAATAATATATACGATGGGCAATCTGCTATTGTTGAGTATCAATTAAGTCCGCCTTATCAATTGGTAGCTGGCCAAGATAACGAACCCGCAGTTATATGGGAGTTTACGGATCCGGATTTATATAGCTTAACCATTGGTGGCGCTGTGCGTACGAGCAATGGCAATACATTGATCGCAGAAGGCTCCGGAACCATTTGGGAGGTAAATGCAAATGGTGAGGTCTTATGGCAAACTACGGATATAAATAGACCATGGCGTGTGTATGCCTTTGAGATAGACGATCCTGCAATGACGGCATTGGGCTTATAG
- a CDS encoding nitroreductase family protein, with product MATEPYIIINGHKHVRYQENVLSQKELLKQSQALYSHLNKRRSVREYADTPVPKEVIETLIKTASTAPSGAHKQPWTFCAVSNPALKTKIKEAAEAEEKESYESRMSDRWKKDLQPMGTNMYKPFLEIAPWLIIVFKKVHDLGDEGEKLNNYYVNESVGIACGMLITAIHNAGLVTLTHTPSPMNFLAKLLNRPSNERAFLLLPVGYPKSPTYVPDIKRKSLDDVAEFYE from the coding sequence ATGGCAACCGAACCTTATATTATCATTAACGGTCACAAGCATGTACGCTACCAAGAAAATGTACTCTCCCAAAAAGAACTGCTAAAACAAAGTCAGGCACTCTATTCTCATTTGAACAAAAGACGATCGGTTCGGGAATATGCGGATACCCCTGTACCTAAGGAAGTTATAGAGACTTTAATAAAAACAGCTTCAACAGCTCCTTCTGGTGCCCATAAACAACCTTGGACATTCTGTGCGGTCTCCAACCCTGCCCTTAAAACCAAGATTAAGGAAGCTGCCGAGGCCGAAGAAAAGGAAAGCTACGAAAGCCGAATGAGCGACCGATGGAAGAAAGACTTGCAACCGATGGGTACGAATATGTACAAACCTTTTTTAGAGATTGCTCCTTGGTTGATCATTGTTTTTAAAAAAGTGCATGACCTTGGTGATGAAGGCGAAAAACTGAATAATTACTACGTAAATGAATCTGTGGGTATTGCCTGTGGCATGCTTATCACCGCTATTCATAATGCAGGTTTAGTTACGTTGACCCATACCCCAAGCCCTATGAATTTCTTGGCGAAGCTATTAAACCGACCCAGTAATGAACGTGCTTTTTTATTATTGCCCGTAGGCTATCCAAAATCGCCGACCTACGTGCCGGATATTAAAAGAAAGTCGTTAGATGATGTTGCGGAGTTCTATGAGTAA
- a CDS encoding urease accessory protein UreH domain-containing protein, with the protein MVSFPLFAGIAASVLHVISGPDHLAAVTPLAIETKRKVWKIGLFWGFGHLTGMLLIGMLFLLFKEYIPLEKISEHSEQLVGIVLIAVGIWAFFSIFFKHKGHKHPHVHDGKEPYIHVHEHEHNTSKLEHSHAHTKKVKQNMWSSFGIGTLHGLAGIAHFMLLLPVLGFRNQLDSMQYILGFALGTVLAMTIYTFLLGKITNYTKGQSKSLYKTIRLSGGVFAILIGVYWLYLGY; encoded by the coding sequence ATGGTTAGCTTTCCTCTATTTGCAGGTATTGCAGCTTCTGTGCTACATGTTATTTCAGGTCCAGATCATTTAGCTGCAGTTACGCCCTTAGCTATTGAAACCAAGCGTAAAGTTTGGAAAATTGGGTTGTTCTGGGGTTTTGGACATCTAACGGGAATGCTACTAATTGGCATGCTATTTCTTTTGTTTAAAGAGTATATTCCTTTAGAAAAAATATCTGAACATAGTGAGCAATTAGTAGGTATTGTTCTAATAGCTGTAGGAATCTGGGCATTTTTTAGCATCTTCTTTAAACATAAAGGGCACAAACATCCTCATGTTCATGATGGAAAGGAACCTTATATTCATGTTCATGAACACGAACATAATACTAGCAAATTGGAACATTCTCATGCGCATACTAAAAAAGTAAAACAAAACATGTGGTCTTCTTTTGGGATAGGTACTCTTCACGGTCTTGCTGGAATTGCTCATTTTATGCTTTTGTTACCAGTACTTGGGTTTAGAAATCAGTTGGATAGTATGCAGTATATCTTAGGCTTTGCATTAGGTACTGTTTTAGCCATGACGATATATACCTTTCTGTTGGGAAAAATCACGAATTATACAAAAGGGCAAAGTAAATCGCTTTATAAAACCATTCGTCTTTCTGGTGGAGTTTTTGCTATTCTAATCGGTGTCTACTGGTTGTATTTAGGGTATTAA
- the hypE gene encoding hydrogenase expression/formation protein HypE: MSEKNKIRMQLQCPMPKLEFDVITLGHGSGGVLTNKLLDSGVFDLLSNEILDERHDGAFIELNGKTAFSTDSFLVSPIFFPGGNIGELAINGTINDLAMCGATPKYLSLSFIIEEGLPVKEFWDILVAIKFACEKAGVQVVTGDTKVVEKGKGDKIFINTSGVGPIHPRANISAKNIAIGDKIIISGNIASHGMAIMSVREGLEFDSEIESDTTNLNHSIIKLIEEFGESIHLLTDPTRGGVATVLKEIAQSSEIGIDLSQRDFPIDEQVASACELLGLDPLYVANEGLFIAFVSASKADALLAVLQQDENGKNARIIGRVVEEHPKQVIMESNIGGKRVISMLPGEQLPRIC; encoded by the coding sequence ATGTCAGAGAAAAATAAAATACGCATGCAGCTACAATGCCCCATGCCCAAACTTGAATTTGATGTTATCACTCTGGGTCATGGAAGTGGCGGTGTACTTACAAATAAACTTTTAGATAGCGGGGTTTTTGACTTACTCAGTAATGAAATTCTTGATGAACGTCATGATGGTGCTTTTATAGAACTAAATGGTAAAACTGCATTTTCTACAGATAGTTTTTTAGTCTCTCCCATCTTTTTTCCTGGAGGAAATATAGGTGAATTGGCCATTAACGGAACAATCAATGATTTGGCTATGTGCGGTGCTACTCCCAAATATCTTTCATTAAGTTTTATTATTGAAGAAGGGCTTCCTGTAAAAGAGTTTTGGGATATTCTTGTAGCTATAAAATTTGCTTGCGAAAAAGCAGGTGTACAGGTGGTTACCGGAGACACCAAAGTTGTTGAAAAAGGAAAGGGTGATAAAATATTTATCAATACTTCCGGCGTTGGCCCTATACATCCTAGAGCCAACATTAGTGCTAAAAATATAGCTATAGGAGATAAAATTATTATTAGTGGAAATATCGCTTCCCATGGAATGGCTATTATGTCTGTTCGCGAAGGTTTAGAGTTTGATTCTGAAATAGAAAGTGATACGACCAACCTAAATCATTCTATTATAAAATTAATAGAAGAGTTTGGCGAAAGTATTCATTTACTAACGGATCCTACGCGAGGTGGCGTCGCAACGGTACTCAAGGAAATTGCTCAATCCTCAGAGATTGGAATTGACTTATCTCAAAGAGATTTTCCAATAGACGAACAAGTAGCAAGTGCCTGCGAATTATTGGGGTTAGACCCTTTGTATGTTGCTAATGAAGGTTTATTTATTGCCTTCGTTTCCGCATCAAAAGCAGATGCTCTTTTAGCTGTATTACAGCAAGATGAAAATGGGAAAAATGCTCGAATTATAGGGAGGGTTGTAGAAGAACATCCCAAACAAGTGATAATGGAAAGTAATATCGGCGGTAAACGGGTTATAAGTATGTTACCTGGAGAACAATTACCAAGAATCTGTTAG
- a CDS encoding tetratricopeptide repeat-containing sensor histidine kinase, whose product MLLIIAFYASSYTSIPEHTYKEDLAELKRMKAAKNFSAESEKYIDLLIRLGDDSYLYVPDSTTVFLDEAYELSEKLSYFKGQCGALNGLGNYYTFNGNLDLANEKLKESLAIANTHNLLNEKLDALNLIGLALWQEGKNGIALTKFLEALPIAEKVNDVYMMGAIYDNIALLYDDNKDYDTALLFNEKSRQISIKNNLDIALAQTLLNMAVMYNKQEKYTIASKNVDQCINIFKKTNHFDWLGYSYQEKGSIILNQHNYKEAQEWFKKSLKIFDEIDLNIGYARTYMGMARSYLGLLDLDKAENFGLKALKISEELKVFTDLMESNLVLSQIYHEKGEPLKAYEYLTEYLRLFKKSSAENYQKGLGVLKSEIKFENQKKLLIQENKSAIAQQRLYIFAAFAASVVLAIFLISLNKTHKIQKKLNKQLQIKQEDLIKRESELQEANETKDKLFSVIAHDLRGPINSFHSLLKLYVENGLSKEQIDTVLPKALHNIQGISDMLNNLLIWGKTQLNGTIIKPSNVDLRVLVNENIELMKPLAIKKSITLLNNLPENIISFSDRDLIDIVLRNLISNAVKFTNENGKVNINVVEMSHKYQIEVKDNGVGMAQENQSNLFDKNHTKTSHGTNNEKGTGLGLSLSKEMVESNGGTIWVESELNVGTSIFFTVPFRSQNNDGV is encoded by the coding sequence ATGCTTCTTATTATAGCATTCTATGCATCTTCTTATACTTCTATTCCAGAGCATACGTATAAAGAAGACTTGGCAGAACTTAAGCGAATGAAAGCGGCCAAAAATTTTAGTGCAGAAAGTGAAAAGTATATAGATTTACTTATTAGACTTGGAGATGATTCTTATTTATATGTACCAGATAGCACAACAGTTTTTCTAGATGAAGCTTATGAATTGAGTGAGAAACTAAGCTATTTTAAAGGACAGTGTGGTGCATTGAATGGTTTAGGAAATTATTATACATTTAATGGCAATCTAGATTTAGCTAATGAAAAACTAAAAGAATCTCTTGCTATAGCAAATACCCACAACTTGTTAAATGAGAAACTTGATGCTTTAAACCTTATAGGACTTGCGCTATGGCAAGAAGGGAAAAATGGAATAGCTCTTACCAAATTTCTAGAGGCGTTGCCAATTGCTGAAAAGGTTAATGATGTTTATATGATGGGGGCAATTTATGATAACATTGCCTTATTGTACGACGATAATAAAGACTATGATACGGCTTTATTATTCAATGAAAAATCACGTCAAATTAGTATAAAAAACAATTTAGATATTGCTCTGGCCCAGACATTACTAAATATGGCTGTAATGTATAATAAGCAAGAAAAGTATACTATAGCCAGTAAAAATGTGGATCAGTGTATAAACATTTTCAAAAAAACAAATCATTTTGATTGGTTAGGATATAGCTATCAGGAAAAAGGAAGTATTATTCTTAATCAGCATAACTATAAAGAAGCTCAAGAATGGTTTAAGAAATCTTTGAAAATTTTTGATGAAATTGATTTGAATATTGGTTATGCTAGAACTTATATGGGTATGGCAAGGTCTTATTTAGGACTCTTAGACTTAGACAAAGCAGAGAATTTTGGTCTTAAAGCCCTTAAAATATCCGAAGAACTAAAAGTATTTACTGATCTAATGGAGTCCAATTTAGTGTTGTCCCAAATTTATCATGAAAAAGGAGAACCCTTAAAAGCATATGAATATTTAACCGAATATTTAAGATTATTTAAAAAGTCTTCTGCAGAGAATTATCAAAAAGGACTGGGGGTTCTTAAAAGTGAAATAAAATTTGAAAATCAAAAGAAGTTACTAATCCAAGAAAATAAATCAGCTATTGCGCAACAGAGGCTATACATTTTTGCGGCATTTGCAGCATCAGTGGTATTGGCAATTTTTCTAATATCCTTAAATAAGACACATAAAATTCAAAAGAAGCTCAATAAGCAATTACAAATAAAACAAGAAGATTTAATTAAACGTGAATCGGAACTGCAGGAGGCTAACGAGACTAAAGACAAGCTGTTCTCGGTTATTGCACATGATTTAAGAGGTCCTATAAATTCATTTCATTCCTTACTAAAATTATATGTTGAAAATGGTTTATCAAAAGAACAAATCGACACAGTTTTACCAAAGGCCCTCCACAATATACAAGGGATATCGGATATGCTCAACAATCTCTTAATATGGGGTAAAACACAATTGAACGGAACTATAATTAAGCCAAGTAATGTAGATTTAAGAGTATTGGTTAATGAAAACATTGAACTAATGAAGCCCCTAGCAATTAAAAAATCAATAACCCTATTGAACAATCTTCCTGAAAATATCATAAGTTTCAGTGATCGCGATCTTATAGATATTGTACTAAGAAATTTAATAAGTAACGCTGTAAAGTTCACTAACGAAAATGGTAAAGTGAACATTAATGTTGTTGAAATGAGCCATAAATATCAGATTGAAGTTAAGGACAATGGGGTTGGTATGGCGCAGGAAAACCAATCAAATCTCTTTGATAAGAACCATACCAAGACCTCCCATGGCACCAATAATGAAAAAGGTACGGGATTAGGTTTGTCCCTAAGTAAAGAAATGGTAGAAAGCAATGGCGGTACCATATGGGTTGAAAGTGAGTTAAATGTAGGAACCTCCATCTTTTTTACGGTTCCATTTAGGTCTCAAAATAATGATGGTGTATAG